In Xenorhabdus poinarii G6, the following are encoded in one genomic region:
- the nusG gene encoding transcription termination/antitermination protein NusG, which yields MSESPKKRWYVIQAFSGFEGRVAQSLREHIKLQEMEDSFGEVMVPTEEVVEIRSGQRRKSERKFFPGYVLVQMVMNDATWHLVRSVPRVMGFIGGTSDRPAPISDKEVDAIMNRLQQVGDKPRPKTLFEPGEMVRVSDGPFADFNGVVEEVDYEKSRLKVSVSIFGRATPVELDFSQVEKV from the coding sequence ATGTCTGAATCCCCAAAAAAGCGTTGGTACGTCATCCAGGCATTTTCTGGGTTTGAAGGTCGCGTCGCTCAATCTCTGCGTGAACATATTAAATTACAAGAGATGGAAGATTCGTTTGGCGAAGTGATGGTGCCGACAGAAGAAGTCGTCGAGATCCGCAGTGGCCAGCGCCGTAAAAGCGAGCGTAAATTTTTCCCCGGTTATGTCTTGGTACAGATGGTCATGAACGATGCGACATGGCATTTGGTTCGTAGTGTACCTCGCGTAATGGGTTTTATCGGTGGCACTTCTGACCGCCCAGCACCAATCAGTGATAAAGAAGTTGATGCGATTATGAATCGTCTTCAACAGGTTGGTGATAAGCCACGGCCAAAAACCCTGTTCGAGCCAGGAGAAATGGTTCGAGTCAGCGATGGTCCGTTTGCAGACTTTAATGGTGTGGTAGAAGAAGTCGATTATGAGAAGAGCCGTTTGAAAGTGTCGGTGTCTATCTTTGGTCGTGCTACCCCTGTTGAGCTGGATTTCAGTCAGGTAGAGAAAGTCTGA
- the rplK gene encoding 50S ribosomal protein L11 has product MAKKVQAYVKLQVAAGMANPSPPVGPALGQQGVNIMEFCKAFNAKTESIEKGLPIPVVITVYADRSFTFVTKTPPAAVLLKKAAGIKSGSGKPNKEKVGKVTSAQIREIAETKAADMTGADVDAMMRSIEGTARSMGLVVEG; this is encoded by the coding sequence ATGGCTAAGAAAGTCCAAGCCTACGTTAAGCTGCAAGTTGCAGCTGGTATGGCTAACCCAAGCCCACCAGTTGGTCCAGCGCTGGGTCAGCAAGGTGTTAACATCATGGAATTCTGTAAAGCGTTCAATGCGAAAACTGAAAGCATTGAGAAAGGCTTGCCAATTCCAGTTGTAATTACTGTTTATGCAGACCGTTCTTTCACTTTCGTTACCAAAACCCCACCAGCAGCCGTTCTGTTGAAAAAAGCAGCAGGCATCAAATCGGGTTCCGGCAAACCGAATAAAGAAAAAGTTGGTAAAGTAACCAGCGCTCAGATTCGTGAAATTGCCGAAACTAAAGCTGCTGACATGACTGGTGCTGATGTTGACGCGATGATGCGTTCAATCGAAGGTACTGCTCGTTCCATGGGCCTGGTAGTGGAGGGTTAA